A part of Ziziphus jujuba cultivar Dongzao chromosome 8, ASM3175591v1 genomic DNA contains:
- the LOC107413229 gene encoding protein RNA-directed DNA methylation 3 isoform X1: MALKGKQVAGKGSFDAKDKGKRKRDYSGEKEKSAAAARKRKNPGVLKFFDDVAADTNESDDSDEFDFPNHFMDEEFETEAEVREEPGKTNNFPFIPKEEEMDEEEFDRMMEERYKNGSTFVTFAGDDYENKRWADRDSSVHLDNDPIIWKVKCAVGRERFSAFCLMQKFVDLKPLGTKLQIISAFAVDHVKGFIFIESDKQSDVNEACHGLCSIYSSRIMPLPKNEVSHLLSARSKRNELLEGTWVRVKNGVYKGDLAQVVHVDNARKRATVKLIPRIDLQAMAEKFGGVKAKKTTPPAPRLISSSELEEFRPLIQYRQDRDSGILFEIIDGLMLKDGFLYKKISIDSLNCWGVVPLEAELLKFVSSEKNESNDVEWLSRLYGEKRKKKQIPKSGKGGGKGESTSSSCTGNSFELHDLVCFGRDFGVIIGGMEKDNSYKILKEGSEGPTVVTVQEHELKNGLSDVKFTTLDQHKKTICVNDTIRVMEGPSEGKQGIVKLIYRGIIFLYDENETENGGYFCCKSKICEKIKQSIDAFCEKGGGGESGVFIEDFPSSPKSPLSPKKPWERNGNRDFNQGDNGNLFSVGQTLRIRVGPLKGYLCRVLAVRRSDVTVKLDSKQQVLTVKCEHLSEVHGMGSAMSRSEDPGSGSLKPFELLGGEGCSGGWMDGAGTSVVGDGWNAGGVSGGRSSWSSLPANSFPLQPESDSANPFSSEGNDAKKDVEDTAWDSAVATKNNSSWGASTANNDQVAGSGKSVETWEKAAAGSGGFDSCASGSWGRATEPNGAGGGHWGKNVNVNDDQLCQKTSEEPWNKGKNVIGNATGSWGDGTAEKNQLNSWGKGKSIVGGSWTKNNSGSSACEEGLNNVSSGWSQQNPSDNRNGRIGSDASAWGTSGEIKNDSWGKATGNWGSKDGMDGVESGCKSSTPETENQTRGWGNAGAGWTRSEVGNKDEAGGWTKAKVVGSQTATWGNAKNSSEAERGWSKDKSNKQDETDGGSSWGQEGGGSAWNKPAGGSSWSKETGANSKDESGGMMDQDDGWNKTKGFAGDKGLGNWNKGLGNQDSSSGMKSNWNSGSGGFDLNQDSVLGKESSWKSNTGGNRDFNWGKKSNEDNSESGGLDGNRDSSWGMKNSWNAGSTVAEGNQDSAWEKKSSSNAGSSVADGSQDSDWGKKSSWNAGSGATDGNQDSAWGTKSSSNAGSSVADADQNSAWGKKSSWKAGSSIADGSQDTAWGKKSSWNIGSGATDGNQDSAWGKRSSSNAGSSVADGNQNSAWGKKSSWNAGSSVADGSQDSTWGKKSSWNAGSSVAYGNQDSAWGKKRNSNPESGDADRNSSWCRKSNWNSASSFSSNQSEEGAGNENQTEGFSTRPSGGNWRGGFRGRENSERGGFRGRGGFGGRGGDRGGYGGRGRSDREGYGGRGRGRYQSGGWNNTNSSEDEPGGSWKQESRSDRGGYGGSRGRGGDQIGGGNNTNSGGNESSSWSKGAEGWKNNDGGGSWKQEGRSDREGYGSGGHGRDQSGGWNNTNSSGDEPSSWSKGAERWKNNDGGSWKQEGRSDEGGFGGRDRGRDQSGGWNNKNSGGDKPSSWSKGAEGWKNNGGSWKQEGGDKYQGKGEDSGNADTSNETGWNSQGSGLNRGGSDRGWYGGRGRGRGRRDWNQDGSDRGGYGGRGRGRRDQTGGWNSSNSDGNEPSSYNKGGAEGWKSNDGAGSWKQEGDGDKKQWQGRDSGVAETSNRTGWNSQGSGWNQPVADKETGGWGKGSNNENGQSQKNNWKLQDDSGGGQGSSWNKGPNSSGADWGQSSGWNQSSNAKERGDGGGEPSDSWGKAAASSWGKADNKW, encoded by the exons ATGGCATTGAAGGGCAAACAGGTCGCCGGAAAAGGCTCCTTCGACGCCAAGGACAAAGGCAAGCGGAAGCGCGACTACTCGGGTGAGAAGGAGAAATCCGCTGCCGCTGCTCGGAAAAGGAAGAACCCCGGCGTCCTCAAGTTCTTCGACGACGTCGCTGCCGACACCAACGAAAGCGATGACAGCGATGAGTTTGACTTCCCCAATC ATTTTATGGATGAAGAATTTGAAACAGAAGCAGAAGTTCGGGAAGAGCCTGGAAAGACCAATAACTTTCCATTTATTCCTAAAGAAGAAGAGATGGATGAGGAAGAATTCGATAGAATGATGGAAGAACGATACAAGAATGGTTCTACATTTGTAACATTTGCCGGAGATGATTATGAGAACAAAAGATGGGCTGACAGAGATTCATCAGTGCATTTGGACAATGATCCAATTATTTGGAAAGTCAAATGCGCG GTTGGACGTGAAAGGTTTTCGGCTTTCTGTCTTATGCAGAAGTTTGTTGATTTGAAACCGCTAGGAACCAAACTGCAGATAATTTCTGCATTTGCCGTTGACCATGTCAAGGGATTTATTTTCATAGAATCTGATAAACAATCTGATGTCAATGAG GCATGTCATGGGCTTTGTAGTATTTATTCTTCTCGAATAATGCCACTTCCAAAGAATGAAGTTTCTCATCTGCTATCTGCCCGGAGCAAGCGCAATGAACTTTTGGAAGGCACTTGGGTCCGTGTAAAGAATGGTGTGTACAAGGGTGACCTGGCACAG GTTGTGCATGTGGACAATGCACGTAAAAGAGCAACAGTGAAGCTGATTCCAAGAATTGACCTACAAGCAATGGCTGAAAAATTT ggTGGAGTTAAAGCCAAGAAAACAACTCCTCCAGCACCGAGATTGATCAGTTCAAGCGAACTTGA GGAGTTCCGCCCACTCATTCAGTATAGGCAGGATCGTGATTCTGGCATTCTTTTTGAAATCATTGATGGTCTAATGCTCAAGGATGGATTTCTATACAAAAAGATATCTATAGATTCATTAAATTGCTGGGGTGTCGTGCCATTAGAAGCGGAGCTACTAAAATTTGTGTCTTCTGAGAAAAATGAATCTAATGATGTTGAATGGCTTTCACGGCTTTATGGtgagaagaggaaaaagaaacagATCCCTAAAAGTGGTAAAGGGGGTGGGAAAGGAGAGAGCACATCAAGCTCCTGTACAGGGAATAGCTTTGAATTGCATGATCTTGTGTGTTTTGG TCGAGATTTTGGGGTTATCATAGGCGGCATGGAAAAAGATAATAGTTACAAG ATCTTGAAAGAGGGAAGCGAAGGACCTACTGTGGTTACAGTTCAGGAGCATGAGTTAAAGAATGGGCTGTCTGATGTGAAATTTACCACATTAGATCAACACAAGAAGACCATATGTGTTAATGATACAATCAGGGTTATGGAAGGACCATCTGAG GGTAAGCAGGGTATTGTTAAGCTAATCTACAGAGGGATCATTTTCTTGTATGATGAGAATGAAACGGAGAATGGTGGTTATTTTTGCTGTAAATCTAAAATTTGTGAGAAAATCAAGCAATCTATTGATGCTTTTTGTGAAAAG GGCGGGGGTGGAGAATCAGGTGTATTTATTGAAGATTTCCCATCATCCCCTAAGTCCCCACTATCTCCTAAAAAGCCATGGGAAAGGAATGGTAACCGTGATT TCAATCAGGGAGATAATGGTAATTTGTTCTCTGTTGGACAAACTCTGAGAATACGAGTAGGGCCATTAAAGGGATACCTTTGCCGTGTCTTAGCCGTACGTCGTTCAGATGTTACAGTGAAACTAGATTCTAAACAGCAAGTTTTGACAG TTAAATGCGAGCATCTTTCTGAGGTTCATGGAATGGGCTCTGCCATGTCAAGGAG TGAGGATCCTGGGTCCGGTTCTTTAAAACCATTTGAGCTGCTTGGAGGTGAAGGATGCTCTGGAG gTTGGATGGATGGAGCAGGAACATCAGTAGTGGGAGATGGGTGGAATGCAGGAGGGGTATCTGGTGGAAG GAGCTCCTGGTCTAGCTTGCCTGCCAACAGCTTTCCG CTTCAACCTGAATCGGACTCTGCAAATCCTTTCAGTTCTGAGGGTAATGATGCcaagaaag ATGTGGAAGATACCGCTTGGGACAGTGCAGTGGCTACAAAAAATAATTCATCATGGGGTGCTTCAACAGCTAACAATGATCAAGTTGCTGGCTCAGGAAAAAGTGTTGAAACTTGGGAAAAAGCAGCTGCTGGAAGTGGGGGATTTGACAGCTGTGCATCTGGTTCTTGGGGTAGAGCAACTGAACCAAATGGAGCTGGTGGAGGCCACTGGGGAAAGAACGTTAATGTAAATGATGACCAATTATGTCAGAAAACATCTGAGGAACCTTGGAATAAAGGAAAGAATGTTATTGGAAATGCAACTGGCAGTTGGGGTGATGGAACTGCTGAGAAGAATCAACTGAATTCTTGGGGTAAAGGTAAAAGTATAGTTGGAGGATCATGGACAAAAAATAATAGTGGTTCTAGTGCCTGTGAGGAGGGCTTGAACAATGTCAGTTCTGGGTGGAGTCAACAAAATCCTTCGGATAACAGAAATGGTAGAATTGGGAGTGATGCATCTGCTTGGGGCACTAGTGGAGAAATTAAGAATGATTCCTGGGGCAAAGCCACAGGGAACTGGGGCAGTAAAGATGGAATGGATGGGGTTGAGTCAGGTTGTAAAAGTTCAACTCCGGAGACCGAGAATCAGACTAGGGGCTGGGGTAATGCTGGTGCTGGATGGACTCGATCAGAAGTTGGAAATAAAGATGAAGCAGGTGGTTGGACAAAAGCCAAAGTTGTTGGAAGTCAAACTGCAACATGGGGCAACGCAAAAAATTCCAGCGAAGCTGAAAGAGGTTGGAGTAAAGACAAATCAAATAAGCAGGATGAGACTGATGGAGGGTCTTCTTGGGGTCAAGAAGGTGGAGGCTCTGCATGGAACAAGCCAGCTGGAGGATCTTCATGGAGTAAAGAAACCGGTGCAAATTCGAAAGATGAGTCAGGTGGGATGATGGATCAAGATGATGGTTGGAACAAAACAAAAGGTTTTGCTGGAGATAAAGGGTTGGGTAATTGGAACAAAGGTTTAGGAAACCAGGATTCTAGTTCGGGCATGAAAAGCAATTGGAACTCTGGATCTGGTGGTTTCGATCTGAACCAGGATTCTGTTTTGGGCAAGGAAAGCAGTTGGAAATCCAACACTGGTGGCAATCGAGATTTTAATTGGGGAAAGAAAAGCAACGAGGACAATTCTGAATCTGGTGGATTGGATGGGAACCGGGATTCTAGTTGGGGGATGAAAAACAGTTGGAATGCTGGTTCTACTGTTGCTGAGGGCAATCAGGATTCTGCTTGGGAAAAGAAAAGCAGTTCGAATGCTGGTTCTAGTGTAGCTGATGGCAGTCAGGATTCTGATTGGGGAAAGAAAAGCAGTTGGAATGCTGGTTCTGGTGCTACTGATGGCAACCAGGATTCTGCCTGGGGAACGAAAAGCAGTTCGAATGCTGGTTCTAGTGTTGCCGATGCCGATCAGAATTCTGCTTGGGGAAAGAAGAGCAGTTGGAAAGCTGGTTCTAGTATAGCTGATGGCAGTCAGGATACTGCTTGGGGAAAGAAAAGCAGTTGGAATATTGGTTCTGGTGCTACTGATGGCAACCAGGATTCTGCTTGGGGAAAGAGAAGCAGTTCAAATGCTGGTTCTAGTGTCGCCGATGGCAATCAGAATTCTGCTTGGGGAAAGAAAAGCAGTTGGAATGCTGGTTCTAGCGTCGCCGATGGCAGTCAGGACTCCACTTGGGGAAAGAAAAGCAGTTGGAATGCTGGTTCTAGTGTTGCCTATGGCAACCAGGATTCTGCTtggggaaagaaaagaaattcaaatccTGAAAGTGGTGATGCAGACCGGAATTCTAGTTGGTGCAGGAAAAGTAATTGGAACTCAGCAAGTTCCTTCAGTAGCAATCAGTCAGAAGAAGGTGCTGGAAATGAAAACCAAACTGAGGGTTTCAGTACCAGGCCAAGTGGGGGGAATTGGAGAGGGGGTTTCAGAGGTAGAGAAAATTCAGAAAGAGGTGGCTTTAGAGGTCGAGGGGGTTTTGGTGGTAGAGGTGGAGATAGAGGGGGTTATGGTGGTAGAGGTAGATCAGACAGAGAAGGGTATGGAGGCAGGGGTCGTGGAAGGTATCAGAGTGGTGGTTGGAACAACACAAATTCTAGTGAGGATGAGCCGGGAGGAAGTTGGAAGCAAGAAAGTAGATCTGACAGAGGAGGATATGGTGGTAGTCGGGGTCGTGGAGGGGATCAAATTGGTGGTGGGAACAACACGAATTCTGGTGGGAATGAGTCCTCCTCATGGAGCAAAGGGGCAGAAGGATGGAAAAATAATGATGGAGGAGGAAGTTGGAAACAAGAAGGTAGATCAGACAGAGAAGGGTATGGAAGTGGGGGTCATGGAAGGGATCAAAGTGGTGGTTGGAACAACACAAATTCTAGTGGGGATGAACCCTCCTCATGGAGCAAAGGGGCAGAAAGATGGAAGAATAATGATGGAGGAAGTTGGAAGCAAGAAGGTAGATCGGATGAAGGAGGGTTTGGAGGTAGGGATCGTGGCAGGGATCAAAGTGGTGGTTGGAACAACAAAAATTCTGGTGGGGATAAGCCCTCCTCATGGAGTAAAGGAGCAGAAGGATGGAAAAATAATGGAGGAAGTTGGAAGCAAGAAGGTGGTGATAAGTATCAGGGGAAGGGTGAGGATTCAGGAAATGCTGATACTAGCAATGAAACTGGTTGGAACAGCCAAGGGTCAGGTTTGAACCGGGGTGGATCAGACAGAGGATGGTATGGAGGTAGAGGTAGGGGTCGTGGAAGGAGGGATTGGAACCAAGACGGGTCTGATAGAGGAGGGTATGGGGgtagaggtagaggaaggagggATCAAACTGGTGGTTGGAATAGCTCAAATTCTGATGGGAATGAGCCCTCTTCCTATAACAAAGGGGGGGCAGAGGGATGGAAAAGTAATGATGGTGCAGGAAGTTGGAAGCAAGAAGGTGATGGTGATAAGAAGCAGTGGCAGGGCAGGGATTCAGGAGTTGCAGAAACTAGCAACAGAACTGGTTGGAACAGCCAGGGATCGGGTTGGAACCAACCAGTGGCAGACAAAGAAACTGGTGGTTGGGGCAAAGGATCAAATAATGAAAATGGTCAAAGCCAGAAAAACAACTGGAAATTGCAAGATGATTCTGGTGGGGGACAAGGGTCAAGCTGGAACAAAGGGCCAAATTCAAGCGGTGCAGATTGGGGTCAATCATCTGGCTGGAATCAATCAAgtaatgcaaaagaaagaggtGATGGAGGTGGAGAACCATCTGATTCATGGGGTAAAGCAGCAGCAAGCTCTTGGGGTAAGGCAGACAACAAGTGGTAA
- the LOC107413229 gene encoding protein RNA-directed DNA methylation 3 isoform X2: MALKGKQVAGKGSFDAKDKGKRKRDYSGEKEKSAAAARKRKNPGVLKFFDDVAADTNESDDSDEFDFPNHFMDEEFETEAEVREEPGKTNNFPFIPKEEEMDEEEFDRMMEERYKNGSTFVTFAGDDYENKRWADRDSSVHLDNDPIIWKVKCAVGRERFSAFCLMQKFVDLKPLGTKLQIISAFAVDHVKGFIFIESDKQSDVNEACHGLCSIYSSRIMPLPKNEVSHLLSARSKRNELLEGTWVRVKNGVYKGDLAQVVHVDNARKRATVKLIPRIDLQAMAEKFGGVKAKKTTPPAPRLISSSELEEFRPLIQYRQDRDSGILFEIIDGLMLKDGFLYKKISIDSLNCWGVVPLEAELLKFVSSEKNESNDVEWLSRLYGEKRKKKQIPKSGKGGGKGESTSSSCTGNSFELHDLVCFGRDFGVIIGGMEKDNSYKILKEGSEGPTVVTVQEHELKNGLSDVKFTTLDQHKKTICVNDTIRVMEGPSEGKQGIVKLIYRGIIFLYDENETENGGYFCCKSKICEKIKQSIDAFCEKGGGGESGVFIEDFPSSPKSPLSPKKPWERNVNQGDNGNLFSVGQTLRIRVGPLKGYLCRVLAVRRSDVTVKLDSKQQVLTVKCEHLSEVHGMGSAMSRSEDPGSGSLKPFELLGGEGCSGGWMDGAGTSVVGDGWNAGGVSGGRSSWSSLPANSFPLQPESDSANPFSSEGNDAKKDVEDTAWDSAVATKNNSSWGASTANNDQVAGSGKSVETWEKAAAGSGGFDSCASGSWGRATEPNGAGGGHWGKNVNVNDDQLCQKTSEEPWNKGKNVIGNATGSWGDGTAEKNQLNSWGKGKSIVGGSWTKNNSGSSACEEGLNNVSSGWSQQNPSDNRNGRIGSDASAWGTSGEIKNDSWGKATGNWGSKDGMDGVESGCKSSTPETENQTRGWGNAGAGWTRSEVGNKDEAGGWTKAKVVGSQTATWGNAKNSSEAERGWSKDKSNKQDETDGGSSWGQEGGGSAWNKPAGGSSWSKETGANSKDESGGMMDQDDGWNKTKGFAGDKGLGNWNKGLGNQDSSSGMKSNWNSGSGGFDLNQDSVLGKESSWKSNTGGNRDFNWGKKSNEDNSESGGLDGNRDSSWGMKNSWNAGSTVAEGNQDSAWEKKSSSNAGSSVADGSQDSDWGKKSSWNAGSGATDGNQDSAWGTKSSSNAGSSVADADQNSAWGKKSSWKAGSSIADGSQDTAWGKKSSWNIGSGATDGNQDSAWGKRSSSNAGSSVADGNQNSAWGKKSSWNAGSSVADGSQDSTWGKKSSWNAGSSVAYGNQDSAWGKKRNSNPESGDADRNSSWCRKSNWNSASSFSSNQSEEGAGNENQTEGFSTRPSGGNWRGGFRGRENSERGGFRGRGGFGGRGGDRGGYGGRGRSDREGYGGRGRGRYQSGGWNNTNSSEDEPGGSWKQESRSDRGGYGGSRGRGGDQIGGGNNTNSGGNESSSWSKGAEGWKNNDGGGSWKQEGRSDREGYGSGGHGRDQSGGWNNTNSSGDEPSSWSKGAERWKNNDGGSWKQEGRSDEGGFGGRDRGRDQSGGWNNKNSGGDKPSSWSKGAEGWKNNGGSWKQEGGDKYQGKGEDSGNADTSNETGWNSQGSGLNRGGSDRGWYGGRGRGRGRRDWNQDGSDRGGYGGRGRGRRDQTGGWNSSNSDGNEPSSYNKGGAEGWKSNDGAGSWKQEGDGDKKQWQGRDSGVAETSNRTGWNSQGSGWNQPVADKETGGWGKGSNNENGQSQKNNWKLQDDSGGGQGSSWNKGPNSSGADWGQSSGWNQSSNAKERGDGGGEPSDSWGKAAASSWGKADNKW, encoded by the exons ATGGCATTGAAGGGCAAACAGGTCGCCGGAAAAGGCTCCTTCGACGCCAAGGACAAAGGCAAGCGGAAGCGCGACTACTCGGGTGAGAAGGAGAAATCCGCTGCCGCTGCTCGGAAAAGGAAGAACCCCGGCGTCCTCAAGTTCTTCGACGACGTCGCTGCCGACACCAACGAAAGCGATGACAGCGATGAGTTTGACTTCCCCAATC ATTTTATGGATGAAGAATTTGAAACAGAAGCAGAAGTTCGGGAAGAGCCTGGAAAGACCAATAACTTTCCATTTATTCCTAAAGAAGAAGAGATGGATGAGGAAGAATTCGATAGAATGATGGAAGAACGATACAAGAATGGTTCTACATTTGTAACATTTGCCGGAGATGATTATGAGAACAAAAGATGGGCTGACAGAGATTCATCAGTGCATTTGGACAATGATCCAATTATTTGGAAAGTCAAATGCGCG GTTGGACGTGAAAGGTTTTCGGCTTTCTGTCTTATGCAGAAGTTTGTTGATTTGAAACCGCTAGGAACCAAACTGCAGATAATTTCTGCATTTGCCGTTGACCATGTCAAGGGATTTATTTTCATAGAATCTGATAAACAATCTGATGTCAATGAG GCATGTCATGGGCTTTGTAGTATTTATTCTTCTCGAATAATGCCACTTCCAAAGAATGAAGTTTCTCATCTGCTATCTGCCCGGAGCAAGCGCAATGAACTTTTGGAAGGCACTTGGGTCCGTGTAAAGAATGGTGTGTACAAGGGTGACCTGGCACAG GTTGTGCATGTGGACAATGCACGTAAAAGAGCAACAGTGAAGCTGATTCCAAGAATTGACCTACAAGCAATGGCTGAAAAATTT ggTGGAGTTAAAGCCAAGAAAACAACTCCTCCAGCACCGAGATTGATCAGTTCAAGCGAACTTGA GGAGTTCCGCCCACTCATTCAGTATAGGCAGGATCGTGATTCTGGCATTCTTTTTGAAATCATTGATGGTCTAATGCTCAAGGATGGATTTCTATACAAAAAGATATCTATAGATTCATTAAATTGCTGGGGTGTCGTGCCATTAGAAGCGGAGCTACTAAAATTTGTGTCTTCTGAGAAAAATGAATCTAATGATGTTGAATGGCTTTCACGGCTTTATGGtgagaagaggaaaaagaaacagATCCCTAAAAGTGGTAAAGGGGGTGGGAAAGGAGAGAGCACATCAAGCTCCTGTACAGGGAATAGCTTTGAATTGCATGATCTTGTGTGTTTTGG TCGAGATTTTGGGGTTATCATAGGCGGCATGGAAAAAGATAATAGTTACAAG ATCTTGAAAGAGGGAAGCGAAGGACCTACTGTGGTTACAGTTCAGGAGCATGAGTTAAAGAATGGGCTGTCTGATGTGAAATTTACCACATTAGATCAACACAAGAAGACCATATGTGTTAATGATACAATCAGGGTTATGGAAGGACCATCTGAG GGTAAGCAGGGTATTGTTAAGCTAATCTACAGAGGGATCATTTTCTTGTATGATGAGAATGAAACGGAGAATGGTGGTTATTTTTGCTGTAAATCTAAAATTTGTGAGAAAATCAAGCAATCTATTGATGCTTTTTGTGAAAAG GGCGGGGGTGGAGAATCAGGTGTATTTATTGAAGATTTCCCATCATCCCCTAAGTCCCCACTATCTCCTAAAAAGCCATGGGAAAGGAATG TCAATCAGGGAGATAATGGTAATTTGTTCTCTGTTGGACAAACTCTGAGAATACGAGTAGGGCCATTAAAGGGATACCTTTGCCGTGTCTTAGCCGTACGTCGTTCAGATGTTACAGTGAAACTAGATTCTAAACAGCAAGTTTTGACAG TTAAATGCGAGCATCTTTCTGAGGTTCATGGAATGGGCTCTGCCATGTCAAGGAG TGAGGATCCTGGGTCCGGTTCTTTAAAACCATTTGAGCTGCTTGGAGGTGAAGGATGCTCTGGAG gTTGGATGGATGGAGCAGGAACATCAGTAGTGGGAGATGGGTGGAATGCAGGAGGGGTATCTGGTGGAAG GAGCTCCTGGTCTAGCTTGCCTGCCAACAGCTTTCCG CTTCAACCTGAATCGGACTCTGCAAATCCTTTCAGTTCTGAGGGTAATGATGCcaagaaag ATGTGGAAGATACCGCTTGGGACAGTGCAGTGGCTACAAAAAATAATTCATCATGGGGTGCTTCAACAGCTAACAATGATCAAGTTGCTGGCTCAGGAAAAAGTGTTGAAACTTGGGAAAAAGCAGCTGCTGGAAGTGGGGGATTTGACAGCTGTGCATCTGGTTCTTGGGGTAGAGCAACTGAACCAAATGGAGCTGGTGGAGGCCACTGGGGAAAGAACGTTAATGTAAATGATGACCAATTATGTCAGAAAACATCTGAGGAACCTTGGAATAAAGGAAAGAATGTTATTGGAAATGCAACTGGCAGTTGGGGTGATGGAACTGCTGAGAAGAATCAACTGAATTCTTGGGGTAAAGGTAAAAGTATAGTTGGAGGATCATGGACAAAAAATAATAGTGGTTCTAGTGCCTGTGAGGAGGGCTTGAACAATGTCAGTTCTGGGTGGAGTCAACAAAATCCTTCGGATAACAGAAATGGTAGAATTGGGAGTGATGCATCTGCTTGGGGCACTAGTGGAGAAATTAAGAATGATTCCTGGGGCAAAGCCACAGGGAACTGGGGCAGTAAAGATGGAATGGATGGGGTTGAGTCAGGTTGTAAAAGTTCAACTCCGGAGACCGAGAATCAGACTAGGGGCTGGGGTAATGCTGGTGCTGGATGGACTCGATCAGAAGTTGGAAATAAAGATGAAGCAGGTGGTTGGACAAAAGCCAAAGTTGTTGGAAGTCAAACTGCAACATGGGGCAACGCAAAAAATTCCAGCGAAGCTGAAAGAGGTTGGAGTAAAGACAAATCAAATAAGCAGGATGAGACTGATGGAGGGTCTTCTTGGGGTCAAGAAGGTGGAGGCTCTGCATGGAACAAGCCAGCTGGAGGATCTTCATGGAGTAAAGAAACCGGTGCAAATTCGAAAGATGAGTCAGGTGGGATGATGGATCAAGATGATGGTTGGAACAAAACAAAAGGTTTTGCTGGAGATAAAGGGTTGGGTAATTGGAACAAAGGTTTAGGAAACCAGGATTCTAGTTCGGGCATGAAAAGCAATTGGAACTCTGGATCTGGTGGTTTCGATCTGAACCAGGATTCTGTTTTGGGCAAGGAAAGCAGTTGGAAATCCAACACTGGTGGCAATCGAGATTTTAATTGGGGAAAGAAAAGCAACGAGGACAATTCTGAATCTGGTGGATTGGATGGGAACCGGGATTCTAGTTGGGGGATGAAAAACAGTTGGAATGCTGGTTCTACTGTTGCTGAGGGCAATCAGGATTCTGCTTGGGAAAAGAAAAGCAGTTCGAATGCTGGTTCTAGTGTAGCTGATGGCAGTCAGGATTCTGATTGGGGAAAGAAAAGCAGTTGGAATGCTGGTTCTGGTGCTACTGATGGCAACCAGGATTCTGCCTGGGGAACGAAAAGCAGTTCGAATGCTGGTTCTAGTGTTGCCGATGCCGATCAGAATTCTGCTTGGGGAAAGAAGAGCAGTTGGAAAGCTGGTTCTAGTATAGCTGATGGCAGTCAGGATACTGCTTGGGGAAAGAAAAGCAGTTGGAATATTGGTTCTGGTGCTACTGATGGCAACCAGGATTCTGCTTGGGGAAAGAGAAGCAGTTCAAATGCTGGTTCTAGTGTCGCCGATGGCAATCAGAATTCTGCTTGGGGAAAGAAAAGCAGTTGGAATGCTGGTTCTAGCGTCGCCGATGGCAGTCAGGACTCCACTTGGGGAAAGAAAAGCAGTTGGAATGCTGGTTCTAGTGTTGCCTATGGCAACCAGGATTCTGCTtggggaaagaaaagaaattcaaatccTGAAAGTGGTGATGCAGACCGGAATTCTAGTTGGTGCAGGAAAAGTAATTGGAACTCAGCAAGTTCCTTCAGTAGCAATCAGTCAGAAGAAGGTGCTGGAAATGAAAACCAAACTGAGGGTTTCAGTACCAGGCCAAGTGGGGGGAATTGGAGAGGGGGTTTCAGAGGTAGAGAAAATTCAGAAAGAGGTGGCTTTAGAGGTCGAGGGGGTTTTGGTGGTAGAGGTGGAGATAGAGGGGGTTATGGTGGTAGAGGTAGATCAGACAGAGAAGGGTATGGAGGCAGGGGTCGTGGAAGGTATCAGAGTGGTGGTTGGAACAACACAAATTCTAGTGAGGATGAGCCGGGAGGAAGTTGGAAGCAAGAAAGTAGATCTGACAGAGGAGGATATGGTGGTAGTCGGGGTCGTGGAGGGGATCAAATTGGTGGTGGGAACAACACGAATTCTGGTGGGAATGAGTCCTCCTCATGGAGCAAAGGGGCAGAAGGATGGAAAAATAATGATGGAGGAGGAAGTTGGAAACAAGAAGGTAGATCAGACAGAGAAGGGTATGGAAGTGGGGGTCATGGAAGGGATCAAAGTGGTGGTTGGAACAACACAAATTCTAGTGGGGATGAACCCTCCTCATGGAGCAAAGGGGCAGAAAGATGGAAGAATAATGATGGAGGAAGTTGGAAGCAAGAAGGTAGATCGGATGAAGGAGGGTTTGGAGGTAGGGATCGTGGCAGGGATCAAAGTGGTGGTTGGAACAACAAAAATTCTGGTGGGGATAAGCCCTCCTCATGGAGTAAAGGAGCAGAAGGATGGAAAAATAATGGAGGAAGTTGGAAGCAAGAAGGTGGTGATAAGTATCAGGGGAAGGGTGAGGATTCAGGAAATGCTGATACTAGCAATGAAACTGGTTGGAACAGCCAAGGGTCAGGTTTGAACCGGGGTGGATCAGACAGAGGATGGTATGGAGGTAGAGGTAGGGGTCGTGGAAGGAGGGATTGGAACCAAGACGGGTCTGATAGAGGAGGGTATGGGGgtagaggtagaggaaggagggATCAAACTGGTGGTTGGAATAGCTCAAATTCTGATGGGAATGAGCCCTCTTCCTATAACAAAGGGGGGGCAGAGGGATGGAAAAGTAATGATGGTGCAGGAAGTTGGAAGCAAGAAGGTGATGGTGATAAGAAGCAGTGGCAGGGCAGGGATTCAGGAGTTGCAGAAACTAGCAACAGAACTGGTTGGAACAGCCAGGGATCGGGTTGGAACCAACCAGTGGCAGACAAAGAAACTGGTGGTTGGGGCAAAGGATCAAATAATGAAAATGGTCAAAGCCAGAAAAACAACTGGAAATTGCAAGATGATTCTGGTGGGGGACAAGGGTCAAGCTGGAACAAAGGGCCAAATTCAAGCGGTGCAGATTGGGGTCAATCATCTGGCTGGAATCAATCAAgtaatgcaaaagaaagaggtGATGGAGGTGGAGAACCATCTGATTCATGGGGTAAAGCAGCAGCAAGCTCTTGGGGTAAGGCAGACAACAAGTGGTAA